GGAACAAAGATGACTTCCTCCTCACCTTGTACCACATGACTGGGGTATCACTCTTAGCCTCCTCCCACTTGACAGCATTCACTCCCTTCTCAGAGAAGATGCCCAACGTCTCCCCGGTCAATCCAACCTGTGGGGATGAGAAATGTTCTTATGTCGTTACAGGACCGTCCAGTTCTTCTCTGTGACAAAACAACAAGCACCTGGTGCCCCCACACGCTGTGCGACAAATCCAACGTTCCGGCGTTGAGACCTTGGATGACGACGGTATGAACGCCGGCAAGTCTGTGTTCCAAGTACGCTCCACTATCCTTCATGGCGGAAGGATCAAAGTTGAATCATTATAACACACAGGAGTACAATCTCTACGGCGATTCAAGTTCTTACCGGCAATCCAACAGTCAAGCCTAAGATTGCGATGTGGTTGGTTCCTGCATTTAGATCCATTGGCTTCTGGAAGACAAAACTTTTCTCGATCTTAGTTCCATGCCCAGATCCTGCAGCAAGTACCGGACACGAACACCACTGGGACGCATCATGCTGTGGCTTCGGATGAACCGACCAGTGGAATCGAACACTGTAAAGATAAGATACCTATGTATTTGCCATTGACGAACGCATGCATTGCATGGCCGAGGTTTGAAACTTGAAGCACAGGTCGGATGTCCTGTCGCCGAGGTAGATCGTCAGCATCCAACTTGAAGCTTCATTTGCATGGAAAGGGGAAGCAACAATGAGTGCCAATTCAAGTAGAATTTAGCCAGCAATCAAGCCCGACGGCATTTCATCAAACACCTACCTTGTTGTGTACCACAGATAGTCCGTGGTGTCCTTGGTCAAGTTCATCAACTCCAGGGGCCCTTTGGATATAACCGAGGCATGGCGAAGCGTCGGGATGAGGTCGCTCGTCATCTGCCATTGGTTCTTCATGCTGGATTCCTTCGCTACATCGAACGTCCTCGCATTGTGCTGAGCGTTGACCTGTGGCAAACGAGCACGAGTTACAACACCTGCAACATCCTCTGTTCTCCAACGAAGAAGGGGTAGAAGTTATACTTAACTCTCTGGCTATTGAACACCACAGTCTTACAGTCCGGCAGAATGCTGATGGAGCGGCGGGGGAGATAGTACTCCTCGCCTCGGAAGCTCACCGTGCCGTCTTCTTTCCTGTTGGTGTTGGTCAAGAAGGCAACGCATACATGGCTCTCCGGTATCTCATACAATCTGGCCTGCAACTCCACAAACTCATCTCATCTTCGAAGGTGATCTCTTGAACTGGATGCTGACAGTGTTTGATCTTCTTCTTACCTCAAAACCCTTGTCAAAGGCTTGGACGGACGGCGTCCCCCAGAGCAGACCCTTCCTGCACAGCTTCAGTGCATGGTGCAGGTCCCTCAGATGCCCCCATTTGGGCTCCTTCTCCATCCCTGGATCAGCATGAAGAACGGATGTCAGTGCGATGACGAGAAACCCAGATCGAAGCTTCCGAGGAGTCTGCCTACCGTATTCATCCAGGGGAGCTTCGTCGTAGTATCTCGTCATCATAAAAGCCGCGCCGGTTCTTCCAAAGTTGGTTCCTCCGTGATACTGAACAGGAGAAGCGAAGGTTAGAAGATCGCGCTGCCTTCCGACATGTCCTCAGGGAAGCAGCAGTTCCATACCATGTAGTAGTTCGTGAGGGTGCCGTTCTTTGAGAAGAAGCGTGCTACGGAGTATGCAATATCCTCTGCTGACCTCTGAGATGGTGGATCACCGAAGACCCTGTACCTGAAACAACCAGAGAGCGTTTGGTAGTGCCATGAAAGCCTCAAACTTCCAAAGGGACGATTTGCTACTCACTGAGCAGTCCAGTTCTCAGTCCACAGCGAAGGCTTGCTCGGATGGTTCGGCCCTGTAAAGGTATCGCCGCAGTTCCTCCCGTTGCATGCATTGATCTACGTGTGAAACAATGGCGATCGGATCAGCATATTATGACTGTTGTTGTCCGGTATCAATCTAATAAGTTTCATGCAGCTGAATCCAACGTAACAATACCACGGGACCGGGAGCGTCGTTCTGCTTGCACATCACCCACGGCACGCCGGCGCCGAGCCCCACGGCCATGTTGCCTGCCCACTGAATGTATTTTGAGCCGCCCTCGAATGCTCGCGCCACGTTGTTGTACTCGTTCTCGATCTGTCGCAAGAACAGCAAGGTTAGCACTTTGAGGCAAAGAGACacgagcttcttcttcttcttcttcttcttcttcttcttcttcttcttcttcctgataTGATATATGCAGCAGGGACTGCAGGGAACAATATGGGTGAACCTGTAATAGGATGATGGGACCTCCTTGAGAGGCAAATAGCTTCTCGTCCTTCATCATCTGCACAATCGTCCTGGCAAACCTTTCCATATGATGCTGCATGAACCCACAAAACTACCACATTAAGTGTCTTGCTGGAGCAGAAGAGACCATGACCAGGGTTTCCAGTCTACCTTGAAGGGTTCGTTGTCTGTTCGGAAGGTGATGTTGGCGACCTCCCGAAGCCAGAACGGGAACCCTCTGCCATGATCAGAGAAGCACGTCAAAAAACAAGATGCGGAAAACCAGAGCTAGAGCTCCCTGTTACACACCCATGATTCCATTCCGCTTGGATGAAGGGACCGAGTCGGAGGGTCACATACATCCCATTCTTCTGCACCAGCTTTATGAACCCCACCAAGTCATATCTCCCTTGGAAATTGAACTGTGGTAAGCAGCATTCAACTCTCAGCGCTTCCCTTCGATGTTTGAAACCTTCTTTTTGCTACAGGAACGACACCTTACCTGCCCGTAGAGAGGCTCGTGGATGTTCCAGAAGACGTAGGTTTGGATCACGTTCAGTCCCCCATGCTGAGCCTTCTGGATGATGTCCGGCCACATCTGGTcaccaaaatatcaagagaagaaCGAACTCTCGTCAGCGCTTCAAAGTTAACCCATGCGAGTCGATGCAGACGGTTCGTCACCTCGGGTGTGCTTCGAGGGTAATGGACCGACCCCGAGAAGAGAAGCTCTCTCCTTCCGTTTATGATCAG
Above is a genomic segment from Musa acuminata AAA Group cultivar baxijiao chromosome BXJ3-4, Cavendish_Baxijiao_AAA, whole genome shotgun sequence containing:
- the LOC103973829 gene encoding beta-galactosidase 11-like isoform X1; the encoded protein is MAVSPETTARTLVSLFLLAAIASTGAAHGGGSVQGVTYDSRSLIINGRRELLFSGSVHYPRSTPEMWPDIIQKAQHGGLNVIQTYVFWNIHEPLYGQFNFQGRYDLVGFIKLVQKNGMYVTLRLGPFIQAEWNHGGFPFWLREVANITFRTDNEPFKHHMERFARTIVQMMKDEKLFASQGGPIILLQIENEYNNVARAFEGGSKYIQWAGNMAVGLGAGVPWVMCKQNDAPGPVINACNGRNCGDTFTGPNHPSKPSLWTENWTAQYRVFGDPPSQRSAEDIAYSVARFFSKNGTLTNYYMYHGGTNFGRTGAAFMMTRYYDEAPLDEYGRQTPRKLRSGFLVIALTSVLHADPGMEKEPKWGHLRDLHHALKLCRKGLLWGTPSVQAFDKGFEARLYEIPESHVCVAFLTNTNRKEDGTVSFRGEEYYLPRRSISILPDCKTVVFNSQRVNAQHNARTFDVAKESSMKNQWQMTSDLIPTLRHASVISKGPLELMNLTKDTTDYLWYTTSFKLDADDLPRRQDIRPVLQVSNLGHAMHAFVNGKYIGSGHGTKIEKSFVFQKPMDLNAGTNHIAILGLTVGLPDSGAYLEHRLAGVHTVVIQGLNAGTLDLSHSVWGHQVGLTGETLGIFSEKGVNAVKWEEAKSDTPVMWYKRYFDAPSGHDPVALEMNSMGKGLVWINGESIGRYWISYLNPLGKASQSVYHVPRSFLKPKDNLMVVFEEHGGKPEDIQIMTVKRDDICTVVSDLHPAHVRSWSRENSKIRSVDDDAKPEARLKCTGKKVIQSIDFASFGNPGGMCGNFTTGSCHTPQAKAVAEKACLGKESCVLPVAPEAYGADVGCPETMATLAVQAKCVPKK
- the LOC103973829 gene encoding beta-galactosidase 11-like isoform X2; translation: MAVSPETTARTLVSLFLLAAIASTGAAHGGGSVQGVTYDSRSLIINGRRELLFSGSVHYPRSTPEMWPDIIQKAQHGGLNVIQTYVFWNIHEPLYGQFNFQGRYDLVGFIKLVQKNGMYVTLRLGPFIQAEWNHGGFPFWLREVANITFRTDNEPFKHHMERFARTIVQMMKDEKLFASQGGPIILLQIENEYNNVARAFEGGSKYIQWAGNMAVGLGAGVPWVMCKQNDAPGPVINACNGRNCGDTFTGPNHPSKPSLWTENWTAQYRVFGDPPSQRSAEDIAYSVARFFSKNGTLTNYYMYHGGTNFGRTGAAFMMTRYYDEAPLDEYGMEKEPKWGHLRDLHHALKLCRKGLLWGTPSVQAFDKGFEARLYEIPESHVCVAFLTNTNRKEDGTVSFRGEEYYLPRRSISILPDCKTVVFNSQRVNAQHNARTFDVAKESSMKNQWQMTSDLIPTLRHASVISKGPLELMNLTKDTTDYLWYTTSFKLDADDLPRRQDIRPVLQVSNLGHAMHAFVNGKYIGSGHGTKIEKSFVFQKPMDLNAGTNHIAILGLTVGLPDSGAYLEHRLAGVHTVVIQGLNAGTLDLSHSVWGHQVGLTGETLGIFSEKGVNAVKWEEAKSDTPVMWYKRYFDAPSGHDPVALEMNSMGKGLVWINGESIGRYWISYLNPLGKASQSVYHVPRSFLKPKDNLMVVFEEHGGKPEDIQIMTVKRDDICTVVSDLHPAHVRSWSRENSKIRSVDDDAKPEARLKCTGKKVIQSIDFASFGNPGGMCGNFTTGSCHTPQAKAVAEKACLGKESCVLPVAPEAYGADVGCPETMATLAVQAKCVPKK